One genomic segment of Tiliqua scincoides isolate rTilSci1 chromosome 6, rTilSci1.hap2, whole genome shotgun sequence includes these proteins:
- the ABRAXAS1 gene encoding BRCA1-A complex subunit Abraxas 1, with product MEGESTSALLPGFVFGALAFHHLSTGSDTEGFLIGDVKGEAKNSITDSQMDDVEVVYTIDIQKHIPCYQPFSFYNSTGELNEPVLKKILSGCKKTVVGWYKLRRNTDQMMTFRERLLHKHLQSHLANQGLVFLLLTSSVTSSSSSTYKLEYALHKPQEGLFQKVPLVVANLGMAEQQGYRTVSGSCISSGFCRAIGKHRSEFFNEDGSLKEVHKINEMYASLQEELKNLCSEVVDSEKSVENMLAEVAQMRQEVKRKKEQIQAAEKNKSHQDEPKENFFLCQALQHFFPNSGLQTSIVTLKGRQISKHCCNIDHNINVVDQLTLMLKESNFSEAEPRQVIKRKATGSTMEPKPLKRLRSFQLHRKRLQVNQENNEQERNVTISKSESDEDGKDPD from the exons ATGGAGGGCGAGAGCACGTCGGCGCTGCTGCCCGGCTTCGTCTTCGGCGCCCTCGCCTTCCACCACCTCAGCACCGGCTCCGACACG GAAGGCTTCCTCATTGGAGATGTGAAAGGTGAAGCCAAAAACAGCATTACTGACTCTCAGATGGATGACGTTGAAGTTGTTTATACAATTG ATATACAAAAGCACATTCCTTGCTACCAGCCCTTCAG CTTTTACAACTCAACTGGTGAATTGAATGAGCCAGTGCTGAAGAAAATATTGTCAGGATGCAAAAAG ACTGTGGTGGGCTGGTACAAACTCCGGCGCAATACCGATCAGATGATGACGTTCAGAGAGCGGCTTCTTCATAAGCATCTACAGTCACATTTGGCAAACCAGGGTCTAGTTTTTCTGTTACTGACTTCGAGCGTCACCTCTTCAAGTTCATCCACTTACAAACTTGAATATGCCTTGCACAAACCACAAGAGGG tcttttccAGAAAGTCCCTCTTGTTGTCGCCAATTTGGGAATGGCAGAACAGCAGGGTTACCGGACTGTGTCTGGTTCCTGCATTTCTTCTGGCTTTTGTAGAGCAATTGGAAAACACAG GTCAGAATTTTTTAATGAAGATGGGTCACTAAAAGAAGTTCATAAGATTAATGAAATGTATGCCTCTTTGCAGGAAGAACTGAAG AATTTATGCAGCGAAGTAGTGGATAGTGAAAAATCGGTAGAGAATATGCTAGCAGAAGTAGCTCAAATGAGGCAAgaagtaaaaaggaaaaaagaacagaTACAAGCTGCAG aaaAGAACAAAAGTCACCAAGATGAACCAAAAGAGAATTTCTTCCTTTGTCAAGCTTTGCAACACTTTTTCCCAAATTCTGGACTGCAAACAAGCATTGTTACATTAAAAGGAAGGCAGATCTCCAAGCACTGCTGCAACATTGACCACAACATTAATGTCGTGGACCAGCTAACCTTAATGCTCAAGGAAAGTAACTTTTCCGAAGCTGAACCAAGGCAAGTAATTAAACGAAAAGCTACTGGGAGTACAATGGAACCAAAGCCACTGAAAAGGCTGCGATCATTCCAACTTCATCGAAAACGACTTCAGGTCAACCAAGAAAACAATGAACAGGAAAGAAATGTTACAATTAGTAAAAGTGAATCAGATGAGGATGGTAAAGATCCTGATTAA